A genomic window from Anolis carolinensis isolate JA03-04 unplaced genomic scaffold, rAnoCar3.1.pri scaffold_13, whole genome shotgun sequence includes:
- the srl gene encoding sarcalumenin isoform X5: protein MKGLWLFCCCCVAPLFLLLLASAEEAEEAVAESAKRDRSHIESTLKLKEEKPADDYSAILQRLRKIYHTSIKPLEQSYKYNELRQHEITDGEITSKPMVLFLGPWSVGKSTMINYLLGLDDTPYQLYTGAEPTTSEFTVIMHGPKLKTIEGIVMAADSARSFSPLEKFGQNFLEKLIGIEVPHKLLERVTFVDTPGIIENRKQQERGYPFNDVCQWFIDRADLIFVVFDPTKLDVGLELEMLFRQLKGRESQIRIILNKADSLATQELMRVYGALFWSLAPLINVTEPPRVYVSSFWPLDYHPDTHRELFLKEEISLLEDLNQVIENRLENKIAFIRQHAIRVRIHALLVDRYLQTYRDKMTFFSDGELVFKDIVEDPDKFYIFKTILAKTNVSKFDLPNREAYKDFFGINPINTFKLLAQQCSYMGGCFLEKIEKAITHELPDLLGSIGLGKKPSVLSCDTTGCGEAPKNRYKKH from the exons AGGAAGCAGAGGAGGCTGTGGCAGAGTCAGCCAAGCGGGACCGTTCCCACATCGAGAGCACCCTGAAGCTCAAGGAGGAGAAGCCAGCGGATGACTACTCAG CCATCTTGCAGCGGCTCCGGAAAATCTACCACACATCAATCAAGCCCCTGGAGCAGTCTTACAAGTACAACGAACTGCGGCAGCATGAGATCACGG ATGGAGAGATTACTTCTAAGCCAATGGTGCTGTTCCTGGGACCATGGAGTGTTGGCAAATCCACCATGATCAACTACCTCCTGGGCCTGGATGATACTCCCTACCAGCTGTACACAG GGGCGGAGCCCACCACCTCAGAGTTCACAGTCATCATGCACGGTCCCAAGCTCAAGACCATCGAAGGAATTGTGATGGCAGCGGACAGTGCCCGCTCCTTCTCGCCTCTTGAAAAGTTTGGCCAgaactttctggagaagctgATTGGGATTGAGGTCCCTCATAAGCTTTTGGAGAGGGTTACCTTTGTGGATACCCCAGGCATCATCGAGAACCGGAAGCAGCAGGAAAGAG GCTACCCATTCAATGATGTCTGCCAATGGTTCATCGACAGAGCTGACCTCATCTTTGTGGTCTTTGACCCCACCAAGCTGGATGTGGGCCTGGAGCTGGAGATGCTCTTCCGCCAATTGAAGGGGCGGGAGTCTCAGATCCGGATTATCCTGAACAAGGCGGACAGCCTGGCCACACAGGAGCTCATGCGCGTGTATGGAGCCCTGTTCTGGAGCCTGGCCCCACTGATCAACGTCACGGAGCCTCCCCGGGTCTACGTCAGCTCCTTCTGGCCCCTGGACTACCACCCTGACACCCACAGAGAGCTTTTCCTGAAAGAGGAGATCTCCCTCCTGGAAGATTTGAACCAAGTGATCGAGAATAGGCTGGAGAACAAAATCGCCTTCATCCGCCAGCACGCCATCCGGGTCCGCATCCACGCGCTCCTCGTCGACCGCTACTTGCAAACATATAGGGATAAAATGACCTTCTTCAGTGATGGGGAGCTGGTGTTCAAGGACATTGTGGAGGATCCAGACAAGTTCTACATCTTCAAGACTATCCTAGCGAAGACCAACGTCAGCAAGTTCGACCTCCCCAACCGCGAGGCATACAAAGACTTCTTTGGGATCAACCCCATCAACACTTTCAAGCTCTTGGCCCAACAGTGCTCCTACATGGGAGGATGTTTCCTGGAGAAGATTGAGAAGGCCATCACCCACGAGCTGCCAGACCTCCTGGGTAGCATCGGCCtgggaaagaagcccagcgtcCTCTCCTGCGATACGACAGGCTGTGGCGAAGCCCCCAAGAACCGCTACAAGAAACATTAA
- the srl gene encoding sarcalumenin isoform X4, with the protein MKGLWLFCCCCVAPLFLLLLASAEEAEEAVAESAKRDRSHIESTLKLKEEKPADDYSAILQRLRKIYHTSIKPLEQSYKYNELRQHEITAYPGRTLGSSATDGEITSKPMVLFLGPWSVGKSTMINYLLGLDDTPYQLYTGAEPTTSEFTVIMHGPKLKTIEGIVMAADSARSFSPLEKFGQNFLEKLIGIEVPHKLLERVTFVDTPGIIENRKQQERGYPFNDVCQWFIDRADLIFVVFDPTKLDVGLELEMLFRQLKGRESQIRIILNKADSLATQELMRVYGALFWSLAPLINVTEPPRVYVSSFWPLDYHPDTHRELFLKEEISLLEDLNQVIENRLENKIAFIRQHAIRVRIHALLVDRYLQTYRDKMTFFSDGELVFKDIVEDPDKFYIFKTILAKTNVSKFDLPNREAYKDFFGINPINTFKLLAQQCSYMGGCFLEKIEKAITHELPDLLGSIGLGKKPSVLSCDTTGCGEAPKNRYKKH; encoded by the exons AGGAAGCAGAGGAGGCTGTGGCAGAGTCAGCCAAGCGGGACCGTTCCCACATCGAGAGCACCCTGAAGCTCAAGGAGGAGAAGCCAGCGGATGACTACTCAG CCATCTTGCAGCGGCTCCGGAAAATCTACCACACATCAATCAAGCCCCTGGAGCAGTCTTACAAGTACAACGAACTGCGGCAGCATGAGATCACGG CTTACCCTGGACGCACCTTGGGCTCCTCAGCCACAG ATGGAGAGATTACTTCTAAGCCAATGGTGCTGTTCCTGGGACCATGGAGTGTTGGCAAATCCACCATGATCAACTACCTCCTGGGCCTGGATGATACTCCCTACCAGCTGTACACAG GGGCGGAGCCCACCACCTCAGAGTTCACAGTCATCATGCACGGTCCCAAGCTCAAGACCATCGAAGGAATTGTGATGGCAGCGGACAGTGCCCGCTCCTTCTCGCCTCTTGAAAAGTTTGGCCAgaactttctggagaagctgATTGGGATTGAGGTCCCTCATAAGCTTTTGGAGAGGGTTACCTTTGTGGATACCCCAGGCATCATCGAGAACCGGAAGCAGCAGGAAAGAG GCTACCCATTCAATGATGTCTGCCAATGGTTCATCGACAGAGCTGACCTCATCTTTGTGGTCTTTGACCCCACCAAGCTGGATGTGGGCCTGGAGCTGGAGATGCTCTTCCGCCAATTGAAGGGGCGGGAGTCTCAGATCCGGATTATCCTGAACAAGGCGGACAGCCTGGCCACACAGGAGCTCATGCGCGTGTATGGAGCCCTGTTCTGGAGCCTGGCCCCACTGATCAACGTCACGGAGCCTCCCCGGGTCTACGTCAGCTCCTTCTGGCCCCTGGACTACCACCCTGACACCCACAGAGAGCTTTTCCTGAAAGAGGAGATCTCCCTCCTGGAAGATTTGAACCAAGTGATCGAGAATAGGCTGGAGAACAAAATCGCCTTCATCCGCCAGCACGCCATCCGGGTCCGCATCCACGCGCTCCTCGTCGACCGCTACTTGCAAACATATAGGGATAAAATGACCTTCTTCAGTGATGGGGAGCTGGTGTTCAAGGACATTGTGGAGGATCCAGACAAGTTCTACATCTTCAAGACTATCCTAGCGAAGACCAACGTCAGCAAGTTCGACCTCCCCAACCGCGAGGCATACAAAGACTTCTTTGGGATCAACCCCATCAACACTTTCAAGCTCTTGGCCCAACAGTGCTCCTACATGGGAGGATGTTTCCTGGAGAAGATTGAGAAGGCCATCACCCACGAGCTGCCAGACCTCCTGGGTAGCATCGGCCtgggaaagaagcccagcgtcCTCTCCTGCGATACGACAGGCTGTGGCGAAGCCCCCAAGAACCGCTACAAGAAACATTAA